A single region of the Lotus japonicus ecotype B-129 chromosome 4, LjGifu_v1.2 genome encodes:
- the LOC130713766 gene encoding NDR1/HIN1-like protein 12, with protein sequence MTVFKRNLVSGGAGGRTNLLVWLAAIICTIFAISVVVCGIVVFIAYMVIHPRVPVMSITSAHLDLLKNDYAGLLQTQISIVVTAKNGNAKAHASFSNIRFNLTYQGQGIAMLVADPFEVPKNSSNDLNYVVQSSSIPLTPDQMEEVDDSWKRNEISFDFKGAARTRWRVGPIGSVKFLCRLSCKLKFHPVNGSYIPSRCTSKSK encoded by the coding sequence ATGACTGTTTTCAAAAGAAATCTGGTATCGGGTGGTGCCGGTGGCCGCACCAACCTCTTAGTGTGGTTAGCTGCCATTATTTGCACGATTTTCGCGATATCTGTTGTAGTTTGCGGCATAGTAGTGTTCATTGCTTACATGGTGATTCACCCTAGGGTACCTGTGATGAGTATCACTAGTGCTCATCTAGATCTTCTAAAAAATGATTATGCTGGTCTACTCCAAACCCAGATCAGCATTGTCGTGACCGCAAAGAATGGGAATGCAAAGGCTCATGCGTCGTTCTCCAACATAAGATTCAACCTTACCTACCAGGGCCAAGGCATAGCAATGCTGGTTGCGGACCCATTTGAGGTGCCAAAGAACAGTTCGAATGATCTTAATTATGTTGTTCAGTCCTCTTCTATACCGTTAACTCCGGACCAAATGGAGGAAGTGGATGATTCGTGGAAAAGGAATGAGATTAGTTTTGATTTCAAGGGAGCTGCAAGGACACGTTGGAGGGTAGGGCCTATTGGATCTGTTAAGTTCTTGTGTCGTCTGAGTTGTAAACTCAAGTTCCACCCTGTGAATGGGAGTTACATACCCTCGCGGTGCACCTCCAAATCAAAATGA